In Chelmon rostratus isolate fCheRos1 chromosome 21, fCheRos1.pri, whole genome shotgun sequence, the genomic window atttttaaatggcCAAGACGTACATCCGCTTCAAAATCATATGGACAGAAGTTATGTGTTGCTTTCTCCTTTTGTAGAATGACTGCTCTGACAGACTTTGAACCTTTGGCAAAGAGACTCAGGGTTGAAACCAGTGCCAGGACGTCCCCTTCATCTTCTCTCAAAGGTAATTTGGTTAGATACATGTTTTTCAGCCAGAGTATATGTCAGACAAGCTATTTGCTACATATTACTATACCCCTGTtgtaaaacaattatttttttattcttcagtCCCATCTTTATGTATGCAGAGCACAGAAAATGAGACGGTAGATCAAGAAAGGAggcaaaacaacacagagacgAGGATGGATATACGGCCAAAGACTGGCGCAGATGGTTTGCGAGGTGTAAAAACGAAAGGTTACCATCACAGAGTTGGCCCCAGACAGCAACAGAAGGTCAGAAATACTCTTGAGCGATGGTTGGTTAAGCCTTCAAACAACCAACATACAGCTGAAGTATCCCAAACCCAAGAGGATGTTGAAATGACCGATTACGGTGGCTTTCAAAGCACCTCAGCTCAGTCTCTGGACTGCCAGAATACTGAAAAACCTGCTGTTTCTAGCTCAGATGAAGAAACCCAAGTCTTGACATCACAAGACCTAGATGAAGACAATCCTGTGTCACCAGCTCCCAAGGATTCTCCAGGGAGTGATCTTATTCAGGCTCTGAACCACGATGGTGGTGGattagaaaaagaagaaagtgagaCATGCCCAGCAAGCTCAGAGGGATCTGTCAAACACAATACCAAAATAACAGATTTCTTTTCAGGGACCTCATCACCAGCTTTACCTGTGAGACGTGGCAGGCCTGATAGGTCTCTAGGGAAATCAGATGCAGACAAGAGAAATACTGCTGTCGTCAAGCCTGATGTCAAATGGCTGGGGACACCAATCACCGAGCTGAAGAGAATGCCTGAATGTGGCGGACCGCTTCCACCGCTGAAAGATATTCCCGACCAGCACACTGTGATGATAAGGGTTTGAGCAATTCTCTATTTTTTTGTACTATTATTCACAGCACTTTGTGTGGTTTGATAATTTAACAGTAATGTAATTGGTCAACCCAATGTCTTGGCAGGTTCCTGCAACAATACTGCACTGTGTTTGGAAATGTAGAAGTTATTATTAAAGCTTCTGACTACAAACTGTAGCATCACTCTTGTCATATGCTGTTTATGGCTTGTACAATTAGATGCTTTTCATGTGGGCTTTTGAATGATTTCTAAGCATGCAAAGGCATGCTACATTCAACAACATGGGCTTTGACATGATGATTATTCTTTGAGTTTCTCTCAGAcccatattttattttcagaagGACTATTTGGTTTACACACAGTTGTTACATATGCTTATGCcatttgttttcactcactCCCTTTGACAGACAGACCTTCTTCAGAATGGTCAACTTCCTGTTCCATATCCTGCTAAGTTTAAGGACACCTGGGATGATGTCCACGTCAAGATGCCCTGTTCCAGTCAGAACCTGTTTCCTGTAGAAGATGAGGTAATGATCCAAGTGTTTATAGACCTGTCAGTATAAATAACATTTGTAGTGATGCATTATATTATAATGATAAGTAAATGGCACATTAAAATATGTGATAGATTGTTTTTAATTGCACAGATCGTACACCAGTTGTTCAATTATGTGTCATGTAAACAGTGCAATCACATTATATGCCTGCTTGAACACATATTCAGTCTAGTATTGCAACCAATGAAGATGATAGGATGAGCACTTGAGTGTAAAATTTAAAGTGCTGCTTGAAAGTCATGAAGTATCTTCTCTGGTAAGACTGTAAAGAGTTTCATCAAGTTATGGTGTGTATCCATCCAGGCTGGAGCAGCTATTTACGTTCACTTTTATGTCTCAAATTTGGGGCAAATGATGGAATGGAAATCATTAGACACAGTACTTATGAATTTTAGCCATGAAATCACTGCaagacacatgcacagcaaTGCAGCACTGTCATTCTTTGcatatgaaaacaaactgaaatcacTCGCTGAGACCTGACAAAAATTTGTGCTTCCACAGGAAACTCGAGAACGGCAGAATAAGAGTCGGTGGGAGTTGATCCAggaaactttaaaaaagaaacttaCAAATCCACACGAGCTGAAGGCAAGTTTCACAtctgtgtcctttttttgtCAAGACCTCATGTATTTCACTTCATAAAACACAGGACAGATTGCACTATAGATGTTGTTACCAGACAGCGCCATAAGATGGCGTCATGACCCCAGAAACTGCGAGGCATACCGTCTCTCAGTATTTtgactgtgttgttttgatAAACATATATAGTATTTCTCACTTAAAAATGATAGTCAAATTAATTTTGCTTCTCAATTTTATATAATTATTGAATTTGTGTGTTACAGAGTGCAATATTGAAATACAGTGCCTCAAACGCCAAGAAATGGGACTTCACAGCATTACAATTGTATTGCACAAAGGTAAATTATATAAATACCTGTTATGATTTCTCATCTTTATGAATATCACTCTACCTGTAGCGAATGAAGTTactttttttctcaaaaatcAACTTTTTGGAAGGTTCATTGGATTGCTGGCAGACACgtgaacacacatgaacacacatgttGAGGATGTTAAAGGATTATTAGCTGTAGACTAATGATACTATCAACTGTCCAATCATGACACTTGATTGGATTGTTGAACAGAAGGCATCGTAAACCAGTGTTGGTGCTTCTCGCAGAGCTCGGGTCAAAGAAAGTACAGCTGGCTCATTAGTTAGTGATGGTATTATCTGCAGTTTGTGGAAGATACAGCGATAGAGATGTCTCATTTGACACCAAATTAGATTTCGCTCTATATGCAGAATTTAGTCACCACAATTATGCAGCCATTTTCcttatgtttttgtttctcaaCTTCTTTAAAACCCAGAGGTCATAGTAtaagtatagtatagtataatGTTCCTGTCACGTAGTATGATATAGagttcaaaatcatttttaagtaaaaatttGGCTAAGGGTAGGAGTAAAGGTTTAATAGGTTTTGTGAAAAGGTGTTGTTATAATGTTTGCACTGTATTCTTACAAGGCTTTCTATCCTCCGTCATCTTTTTGAGGTTTCTGGACATCTGGGTTCAGATTATAAAGTTGGATTTTAAAGGCGtggtttgcacattttttttatatttataaatatattttactcACCCCAGCCAAATAATTTTCTTTATAGGCCAAGGGTAAAATAGGTCTGACTTGCATCATGGTGGCCAGATCACTGTTGGTCCATTGGTTGTCTTCTCCAGTCTTGTTTAGAGGCCATCCATCATCCCTTGTCTTGATGCGCTCTGCGTCACCCTGTGTAGAGAATCAGGGAGGGCTGTGCTACCGTCTGGCTCATGAAAGGGAATTGGAATATTCCATTTGGACAGATGGGTCGTGTTGTGACAGTATATGATATAAGAAGCCCTGAACCTGTAGGAGTAGACAGATAATAGGCTTTATTTTCCTCAGTACGGGAGCACTCATCCACTCTGTGCTGCATGGCATCACCTACATGTTTTTGCAATATCTCACATCTCATGAAAAAAGTACATGTAAGGCTTTTTCTTGAATGCCAGTatgtcaggtgtgtttttgttattttgcacaagAACAGTAATGGATTTCACACGATGGAATGTTGCAGCCCTTCAGAGGCAAAGTGGGAGTCTAGAGAAATAATTTAATCTTTCGCTGAAAGGTCATGTTTAGTAACTTGTCAAAAATAGCTGACATGACATCCCAGAGAAGGCATTACTCCAGCCTTATAGTGTTGAATCAATTGTGTGTCGTATATATGTCATAAATCATGTTAGAATGGGAATCTCATTCGATAAAATCTGAACATGTTGAGAGGCTTTAGCCACAGGCCAGGCTTTGTTGTTGCAGCTGAATTTAGATTGTCTCAATTCTATTCGAATGGCAAAATTTGATTTTTGTCAGGCTGTGAAATGTCTAGTaccattaaatatattaaaatagaGTTGGATTTGAGGTGATGTGCCACATGAATTGGAGctaatgaaatgaaacattttcccTCTCACTGTTCTGGTGATATAAGTGAAGATGGTGTGTTGCCATCATTAGTGATTTTTTCAGTAAACACTTACAAATCGCTCAATCTTACATATttgactgtgaaaatgaaaagtgtcaTGCCTGTGTTTCATGCTTTTATATTATACTTATACACATATATGTCATTGTAGCTCAAACAtacatttgctttatttatgctctatattgacacacacacacacactcacacacagttccTCTTAACGACGACTGTTTATTGCTTCTGTCCCTTGCAAAATTTATTCACAGCTTGACTGAGTAATGAATCTGAATTTTAATAGTCTAATATGCCCAAGAGGCTCTAGCAATTAGACTACAATATAGTATGTGTAATATATTGATAGTAACTAGCTCACATAGCCCACAGAATATAGTGTTGGTGTTTGttaacacatttaatttaaaaaacagtcaCAGAACGTCCTGCATGTTTGattcatttccagcagcacaCAAGTAAAATGGGGAATGGCAAACAGTACAATGCATTGTACCCCATTTTTGTCTTACTTTTCCCCTGGAGGTGCAAAATTGGAGACACTGTAGCAGGATGGTTTTGAGTGTCAGAGAAAAGTAGGCATGAGTGGCATAGAGTGACGGGCCAGGCATCTTCATTGAATATTCATCTCTGCACGCACACCTTATGAATAACTGAAAAGCTGTTGACGGACAGCATCAGTTTTGTTCATTGCACCTCTCTCGCCCAGCCATCGTATTTACGGTTATGAGCGCgcaagtgttttctttttaaatggtcACACGTCCACAGATGCAGTCAAGCAGATTGCTTTATTGCTCTGAACTGTGGGGAATCGGAACAAGAGCGCGAGGCGATTGTGTTGAATCTGTATGGCTCTGGTTTCTCACTGCCCACACCCCTGCATCATGCTTGATtactttttgtcagtttgttgtgATGTACAGACAAGTCATACAGAGAGTTAAGTTCAGTTGATTTGATGCACTGTCTTCTGCTGATTTAAAGTGTTTGGCTTATACTACCTCAGCTATATCCACCGCCTCGCCCTGTCAACTGCCTGCATTTATTACGCCCATAGGAGCAGTTTATGATGTCAACCAGGTCATTACTTATGACAGTGTTTAGTCAGGCTTCCTTTGCCATAATATAAATGTCCTGGGCTAAATCACCAGTCAAGGCTCCTTGTCCTGGGAACACACTGTCCTTTCTATTTCAAACGCTTGGTCATTTGCATCCCTTCCTGGAAGACTGTTTAATCAGCTGGCATGGCTGTGTAACCTTGATGAAATTGCTCTGTGATTGatcattctgacattttgtggCCAATATGGATGTAAATACTGGTTGTATATATTGTCTAAGATATGTTAGGGCACTTAAGCAGTGTTGTGAAGTCATGGATGGTCGATATGTTACTTTAATATTTCGTTCTGGTGTTATTATTTTAGACAAACTGTCGAGCTAAAGCCAGGCGTATTTTAATAGTCTAATGGCCATGTCTTtcacaatttattttaaatgttcaaCACTAGCTGTTTAACAGTTGCATGCACAATGTTTTTAGTCTGATAGTggaatttttcttttctaaaatgATCTGTATAGCTTGTATTTAGCTTCTCTCTAAAAATTGTACATAAAGCCTGAAAATTTTGATTTGGATCAGAGCTGTTAATGTTATCTGTCTTTCTCAAACTAATCATCCCAAACAGCTAATAATGTCACAGCTGAGTTTTGtggcaaaacaacaaacataaacagatctcctgctctctccaAGGTCCTGGAGCCTGATGCAGCCGAACATCTGTTTGGCTCCCTGCTGCCAGACATGGTGCAATTAGCATTGAGAGCATCTGAGCTCTGTACCAAGGTAACAGCCATCACTAACCAACAGACACTGACTTACTGCTCTGTGACATGGTAGATCACCACAGCAGGTTGATCCCAAAGGTCATGACATGACAAATAATCTTGTGAAATGGTAGTAAAAATGTTGAGGTCAAGGCACACAGCTATTGATGGTAATTTGTCCGATGTTTTATAGTCCTTTTTGTCGCCTGGTCCTTTTTGTCATCTGGTTCAATCATCTAATTTTA contains:
- the LOC121624618 gene encoding poly(ADP-ribose) glycohydrolase isoform X2, whose protein sequence is MTALTDFEPLAKRLRVETSARTSPSSSLKVPSLCMQSTENETVDQERRQNNTETRMDIRPKTGADGLRGVKTKGYHHRVGPRQQQKVRNTLERWLVKPSNNQHTAEVSQTQEDVEMTDYGGFQSTSAQSLDCQNTEKPAVSSSDEETQVLTSQDLDEDNPVSPAPKDSPGSDLIQALNHDGGGLEKEESETCPASSEGSVKHNTKITDFFSGTSSPALPVRRGRPDRSLGKSDADKRNTAVVKPDVKWLGTPITELKRMPECGGPLPPLKDIPDQHTVMIRTDLLQNGQLPVPYPAKFKDTWDDVHVKMPCSSQNLFPVEDEETRERQNKSRWELIQETLKKKLTNPHELKSAILKYSASNAKKWDFTALQLYCTKVLEPDAAEHLFGSLLPDMVQLALRASELCTKPIPLLKRGMSHSITMSQEQVACLLANAFFCTFPRRNSRKTEYCNYPDINFFRLFEGLSSRKTEKLKTLMCYFKSLTEEKPTGLVTFTRKRLATPPNWKSSQAQLTKLHITCEGTIEDDGHGMLQVDFANQFVGGGVTSSGLVQEEIRFLINPELIVSRLFTEALDHNDCLIITGTQQYSQYTGYAQTYQWSGSHQDTTPRDGWQRRCTEIVAIDALQFRSFLEQFRPEKINRELNKAYCGFARPEDQRQNLAAVATGNWGCGVFGGDTRLKALLQMLAAAEAGRDVAYFTFGDSQLMTDVHNMHSFLTQRKISVGEVYDLLGQYSSVCKSCHSRRPDVSLYSFIYQQVSSSLAPDDSDRGSARQHVPADCR